The following are encoded together in the Silene latifolia isolate original U9 population unplaced genomic scaffold, ASM4854445v1 scaffold_85, whole genome shotgun sequence genome:
- the LOC141640491 gene encoding uncharacterized protein LOC141640491 — MVDGWSIATNNSWHKGGRVWILWNPTIFILDFYEFSAQCINMKVTEVASTTQFFISMVYAFNDLVDRRSLWNQLINFASIINGPWMAAGDFNYVLSHTERLGGTSTDPEIDEFQSCLDACCLVDSPAQGAYYTWNNKQDASTRVFSRLDRVLINSEWSQKMPSMYAHFLPEGTFDHTPCIIKSSDQSDNFKRPFKYYNMWGKDKSFIPNLIGWWTIHVRVHLRQFNKDHFADIENAAALALRNLEAIQTKLIDDPSNQQMLTM, encoded by the exons ATGGTTGATGGTTGGAGTATAGCTACTAATAATAGTTGGCACAAAGGAGGTAGAGTTTGGATACTATGGAATCCAACTATTTTTATTCTTGATTTCTATGAATTTTCTGCTCAATGCATCAACATGAAAGTTACCGAAGTTGCTTCTACTACTCAATTTTTTATCTCTATGGTTTATGCTTTTAATGACCTTGTTGATAGAAGAAGTTTATGGAATCAGCTTATCAACTTTGCATCTATCATTAATGGGCCTTGGATGGCAGCTGGAGATTTTAATTATGTGCTATCTCACACTGAGAGGCTTGGTGGTACTAGTACTGATCCAGAGATTGATGAGTTTCAGAGTTGTTTGGATGCTTGTTGTCTAGTTGATAGTCCTGCCCAAGGGGCCTATTACACATGGAATAATAAACAGGATGCAAGCACCAGAGTTTTCAGTAGGCTAGACAGAGTACTTATTAACAGTGAGTGGAGTCAGAAGATGCCTTCCATGTATGCCCATTTTCTTCCTGAAGGAACTTTTGACCATACTCCTTGCATTATTAAGAGCTCTGATCAGTCTGATAATTTCAAGAGGCCTTTTAAATATTACAATATGTGGGGTAAGGATAAAAGCTTTATTCCAAATTTAATTGGCTGGTGGACTATACATGTCAGG GTCCATCTAAGACAATTTAACAAAGATCACTTTGCTGATATTGAAAATGCTGCTGCTTTGGCTTTAAGGAATCTTGAGGCCATTCAGACCAAGCTCATTGATGATCCTAGTAATCAGCAGATGTTGACCATGTAG
- the LOC141640493 gene encoding uncharacterized protein LOC141640493, which yields MLHRLKFPAHFTQLVMQCVRSTTFTLSLNGSNFGYFKGQRGLRQGDPMSPLLFTICIEYLTRLIKFATDRWPFQYHPLCKNLKLTHLMFADNLLLFCKGKPQSIWLLRRAFSSFSKASGLAMNNAKSEIFFNGVDEDIKEGIKMVTGFREGTMPFRYLGVPIKAGRLTKTECSALTEKMVARIRGLGANKLSYAGRVTLINAVLNTLQNYWAQMFIIPKSIINSIMAIYRLWIKWVSDVYIKDHDWHCYTPPTDATWVWKNICKVKEKLKTGYVDGSWTVSPKGYSIRSGYDWLSPDHIHLDWPAIVWSNWNIPKHSMTTWLRMQEGMNVKSKLASADDLCLLCQLQTETVEHMFTTCVYAVKVQSCLVQWYGGSFPTVNDLIAAQRDSIQWKVKVAMFNAFTYSIWYQRNNARVNDCLMRPEFVAARIEEDVRRRIKLKCGNVADQLVCGWLQSMGVN from the exons ATGCTTCATAGGCTTAAATTTCCAGCTCACTTTACTCAGTTGGTGATGCAATGTGTAAGATCTACCACTTTCACTCTATCCCTAAATGGGAGTAACTTTGGGTACTTTAAAGGACAAAGGGGTCTGAGGCAGGGGGACCCAATGTCCCCACTACTATTCACTATCTGTATAGAGTACCTAACCAGGCTGATTAAATTTGCCACTGATAGATGGCCATTTCAGTATCACCCCTTATGCAAGAACTTGAAGCTAACCCATCTCATGTTTGCAGATAATTTATTGCTTTTTTGTAAAGGAAAACCCCAGTCTATCTGGCTGCTCAGGAGAGCCTTCTCCTCATTCTCTAAGGCTTCAGGTCTAGCAATGAATAATGCTAAGTCTGAAATCTTCTTTAATGGAGTTGATGAAGATATTAAGGAAGGGATAAAAATGGTGACTGGTTTCAGGGAAGGTACAATGCCATTCAGATACTTGGGAGTGCCTATAAAGGCAGGAAGACTTACTAAGACTGAATGCAGTGCACTCACTGAAAAAATGGTAGCTAGGATACGAGGATTGGGAGCTAACAAGTTATCCTATGCTGGCAGGGTGACTCTTATTAATGCAGTTCTGAATACCCTTCAGAATTATTGGGCCCAAATGTTCATAATTCCCAAGAGCATTATAAACAGCATAATGGCAATCT ATAGACTATGGATCAAATGGGTTAGTGATGTATATATCAAGGATCATGACTGGCATTGCTATACTCCTCCTACTGATGCTACCTGGGTGTGGAAGAATATTTGCAAAGTAAAAGAAAAACTTAAGACTGGTTATGTTGATGGCAGCTGGACTGTGAGTCCTAAAGGGTATTCTATCAGGAGTGGATATGATTGGCTCTCCCCTGATCACATTCACCTTGACTGGCCTGCAATTGTATGGAGTAATTGGAATATTCCTAAGCATTCTATGACTACATGGCTTAGAATGCAAGAGGGCATGAATGTGAAGAGCAAACTAGCAAG tgctGATGATCTATGCCTGCTCTGTCAGTTGCAGACTGAAACAGTGGAGCATATGTTTACTACCTGTGTGTATGCTGTCAAAGTTCAATCCTGTTTAGTACAATGGTATGGTGGCAGTTTCCCTACGGTGAATGATCTGATAGCAGCTCAGAGAGATAGTATTCAGTGGAAGGTGAAGGTAGCTATGTTCAATGCGTTTACGTATTCTATATGGTATCAAAGGAATAATGCTAGAGTTAATGATTGTCTGATGAGGCCTGAGTTTGTTGCAGCACGTATAGAGGAAGATGTAAGGAGGAGAATTAAGCTGAAGTGCGGAAATGTAGCTGATCAACTAGTTTGTGGTTGGTTGCAGTCTATGGGAGTGAATTGA
- the LOC141640492 gene encoding uncharacterized protein LOC141640492 has protein sequence MSIESLCSLEDVQATGALFTWSNKQEPTERVYSRLDRAIGNQEWLENFGDYVAHFHPEGLFDHCPCTMTDRRAEIRGRKSFKYFNMWGTAETFKGTVESEWRKPYSGTKMFRVVKKLKALKPVLKCLNKTCFSDIENNTNIASTMFEQIQQQLIDNPGNIELMQQEMDLANNLKEIIVAMDNFLTQKAKLQWSLEGDLNTSYFHHVIKKILMLNKVFQIEDKDEVLCTEGDAIQFAFLDYYQEFLGTHKDTIDVNQNIVRRGLCCIEEHWRILTKTVSPEEVKGSIFSIPKGKSPGPDGYSTTGSDIISRNQGAFVKGRSIIENILICQDLIRYYGRGMASPRCMFKLDLQKAYDSIEWHFVDQMLNAPKVRGIGTRKLSYAGRLVLIKSVFNTLQNYWASIFLIPKGVVRRIEAICRNYIWNGDTKYHKSPLVAWDKVCCSKKEGGLDIKEAGVWNIANVGKLVNWIYTKADRLDHTPLFSGIRLYEITGMFQNILLLGEESHDHLFKDYLYSAHSLAEIEQWLQLSLDGSGSSSKLQRKVCRVAKLACWYTIWHERNSCRIKLKLRRHVQIIKELRMMMHSRILQKMEKHVLHRDKDWLIRLDIQVL, from the exons atgtccatagaGTCATTATGTTCTTTGGAGGATGTTCAAGCTACTGGAGCCTTATTTACCTGGTCTAACAAACAGGAGCCCACTGAGAGGGTTTATAGTAGACTTGATAGGGCTATAGGTAATCAAGAGTGGTTGGAGAACTTTGGGGATTATGTTGCTCACTTTCACCCTGAAGGATTATTTGATCATTGCCCATGTACCATGACGGATAGAAGAGCTGAGATAAGAGGAAGAAAAAGCtttaagtattttaatatgtggggcaCTGCTGAAACATTTAAGGGGACTGTTGAGAGTGAGTGGAGGAAACCTTACTCTGGCACTAAAATGTTTAGAGTAGTGAAGAAGCTTAAGGCACTGAAACCAGTACTTAAATGCCTTAACAAAACTTGCTTTTCCGATATTGAGAATAACACAAATATAGCTAGTACTATGTTCGAGCAAATTCAGCAACAATTAATTGATAATCCAGGAAATATAGAATTGATGCAGCAGGAGATGGACTTAGCCAACAATCTCAAGGAAATTATAGTAGCAATGGATAACTTTTTAACACAGAAAGCAAAGTTGCAGTGGTCTTTAGAAGGAGATTTGAATACCTCATATTTTCACCATGTTATTAAGAAAATATTGATGTTGAACAAGGTATTTCAAATAGAGGATAAAGATGAGGTATTATGTACTGAAGGAGATGCTATTCAATTTGCTTTTTTGGATTACTATCAGGAGTTTCTGGGTACACATAAGGATACTATTGATGTGAATCAGAATATAGTCAGAAGAGGGCTATGCTGTATTGAGGAACATTGGAGAATTTTGACTAAAACTGTTTCACCTGAGGAAGTTAAGGGAAGCATATTTAGCATTCCCAAAGGGAAATCACCAGGGCCAGATGGATACTCTA CTACTGGCTCAG ATATTATCAGTAGGAATCAGGGGGCCTTTGTTAAAGGAAGGAGTATTATAGAGAACATTCTTATTTGTCAAGATCTGATCAGGTATTATGGTAGAGGGATGGCTTCACCTAGATGCATGTTCAAACTGGATTTACAAAAAGCTTATGATTCAATAGAATGGCATTTTGTGGACCAAATGTTGAATGCAC CTAAAGTGAGGGGAATTGGTACAAGGAAACTAAGCTATGCTGGTAGACTTGTGCTCATCAAGTCAGTTTTTAACACACTACAAAACTATTGGGCCTCTATATTTTTGATCCCAAAAGGGGTTGTCAGGAGAATTGAGGCTATATGTAGGAACTACATTTGGAATGGGGATACTAAATATCACAAGAGTCCCCTTGTGGCCTGGGACAAAGTTTGTTGCAGTAAGAAGGAAGGAGGGTTAGATATTAAGGAAGCTGGGGTGTGGAATATAGCTAATGTTGGCAAGCTAGTTAACTGGATTTATACTAAGGCAGATAGATT GGATCACACCCCCCTGTTCAGTGGTATAAGGCTATATGAGATAACTGGAATGTTCCAAAACATTCTTTTATTG GGAGAGGAATCACATGACCATTTGTTTAAAGATTATCTATATAGTGCCCATAGTTTAGCAGAGATTGAGCAGTGGCTGCAACTGAGCTTGGATGGAAGTGGTAGCAGTTCAAAGTTGCAGAGAAAGGTGTGCAGAGTGGCTAAACTTGCTTGCTGGTATACTATTTGGCATGAGAGAAATTCCTGTCGAATTAAACTGAAGCTTAGGAGGCATGTGCAGATTATTAAAGAGTTGAGGATGATGATGCATTCCAGGATTTTGCAGAAAATGGAGAAGCATGTCTTGCATCGAGATAAAGATTGGCTAATTAGACTAGATATTCAAGTCTTATAA